Proteins co-encoded in one Sulfurimonas sp. HSL1-2 genomic window:
- a CDS encoding ATP-binding protein produces the protein MKYLVEFVERGEVEQSTIFAQLKCGVEEAKILQAMARRYITGQEDSGVLELLQELFGEEDYGFLAHLDQIKNLLELGWIAQQSFTPLKVSEACNLELLNTSVALSTPFLRLLELGSLEMTLPEIKPYEDHLEYLQDQFFRIELYQKISTVRHQGNEQSLSIHRLQNKLEILEKRIGERIAQTTSEIALEKYIRTSELEGKEEVIFLALLKEEYSAGDNSLREMTALIDLISSDEYDRIRNRSLLEEGSKLLTEEIIDYEEMLNPFGGIARAFYIVDEVLQNIMHPQKKKKVHKLKLDMLIKEQEIFELVDPTTSLDDVVLNPSTRRVLDNLMHQMDKRVVQRLVEWGVKSKKQGVDARIIFYGPPGTGKTMTAYSLSKSLKRQVLSFDCSKILSMYVGESEKNVRKIFDTYKELTEKTKTEPVLLLNEADQFLSARSSGTGSSAEQMHNQMQNIFLEQIEGFKGILIATTNLLENIDSAFSRRFNYKIEFKRPDREQRRILWEKMLPVKAPYAPDFDIAKLAGYDLSGGQISLVIKNTAFNVATMEEPLFTLEAFVEEIEKEKRGTFDTEKAMGFLQG, from the coding sequence GTGAAATATCTGGTGGAGTTCGTTGAACGCGGGGAGGTGGAGCAGAGCACCATCTTCGCCCAGCTCAAGTGCGGTGTTGAAGAGGCCAAGATCCTTCAGGCGATGGCGCGCCGCTATATTACCGGGCAGGAGGACAGCGGGGTGCTGGAGCTGCTGCAGGAGCTCTTCGGGGAGGAGGATTACGGTTTCCTTGCCCACCTCGATCAGATCAAGAACCTGCTGGAGCTCGGCTGGATCGCCCAGCAGAGCTTCACGCCGCTCAAGGTCAGCGAGGCCTGCAACCTGGAGCTGCTCAACACCTCCGTTGCGCTGAGCACCCCGTTCCTGCGGCTGCTGGAACTGGGATCGCTGGAGATGACGCTGCCCGAGATCAAACCCTACGAAGACCACCTGGAGTACCTCCAGGACCAGTTCTTCCGCATCGAGCTCTACCAGAAGATCAGCACGGTGCGCCACCAGGGTAACGAACAGTCGCTCTCCATCCACCGGCTGCAGAACAAGCTGGAGATCCTGGAGAAACGGATCGGGGAGCGGATCGCCCAGACGACGTCGGAGATCGCCCTGGAGAAGTACATCCGTACCAGTGAACTCGAAGGCAAGGAAGAGGTGATCTTCCTGGCCCTGCTCAAAGAGGAGTACAGCGCCGGCGACAACTCCCTGCGCGAGATGACGGCGCTGATCGACCTGATCAGCAGCGACGAGTACGACCGTATCCGCAACCGCTCCCTGCTCGAAGAGGGCTCCAAGCTGCTCACCGAGGAGATCATCGACTACGAGGAGATGCTCAACCCCTTCGGCGGGATTGCCCGCGCCTTCTACATCGTCGACGAGGTGCTGCAGAACATCATGCACCCGCAGAAAAAGAAGAAGGTGCACAAGCTCAAACTCGACATGCTGATCAAGGAGCAGGAGATCTTCGAACTGGTGGACCCCACCACCTCCCTCGACGACGTCGTCCTCAACCCTTCGACGCGGCGGGTGCTCGACAACCTGATGCACCAGATGGACAAGCGGGTCGTGCAGCGGCTCGTCGAGTGGGGCGTCAAGAGCAAGAAGCAGGGTGTCGACGCGCGCATCATCTTCTACGGACCTCCGGGCACCGGGAAAACGATGACGGCCTACTCGCTCTCGAAGTCGCTCAAGCGGCAGGTGCTCAGCTTCGACTGCTCGAAGATCCTCTCCATGTACGTGGGAGAGAGCGAGAAGAACGTCCGGAAGATCTTCGACACCTATAAAGAGCTGACGGAGAAGACGAAGACGGAGCCGGTGCTGCTGCTCAACGAGGCCGACCAGTTCCTGAGCGCGCGCTCCTCGGGTACGGGCAGCAGCGCCGAGCAGATGCACAACCAGATGCAGAACATCTTCCTCGAGCAGATCGAGGGGTTCAAGGGGATCTTGATCGCGACGACGAATCTGCTGGAGAACATCGACAGCGCCTTTTCGCGCCGGTTCAACTACAAGATCGAGTTCAAGCGCCCCGACCGCGAACAGCGCCGCATACTCTGGGAGAAGATGCTGCCGGTAAAAGCCCCGTATGCGCCGGATTTCGACATTGCAAAACTCGCCGGGTACGATCTCAGCGGCGGGCAGATCAGCCTAGTGATCAAGAACACCGCCTTCAACGTCGCGACGATGGAGGAGCCGCTCTTTACCCTGGAAGCCTTTGTCGAGGAGATCGAAAAAGAGAAACGGGGTACCTTCGATACGGAAAAAGCGATGGGATTCCTCCAGGGGTGA
- a CDS encoding outer membrane protein transport protein has protein sequence MKRALLLATAATALTAGGYRIPENSINSLALAAAYAANANGADATYYNPANMVFGDAAQKAEAALTYIGLTGVHFNGSAPQAGLVGTDTSGSDAEPEHFLVPTLHYVSPAFGDWRFGASMLSPGGLSKRWNDQPARSYAWEVTVQTIEFNPTVAYRITPELSVGGGLRALYVQGVVKSGSIGSRDMAGDGFAFGYNLALSYRPTPALKLAATYRSSVEFDIEGDAKLYFPDDGAYNGTLLYDVGGSVSLPLPAVLQVAAAYTFNEGTAHSTTVEFMYEKDYWSAFKDLDFDYDTDIGALAMYFDDPIPKNWKDTNVFRLGVTQGLDEWTLMAGIALDETPVPEKTLNFELPDADAVIFSAGARYRLDEAWNLGGGILYDHKEDRRIDGAVNDNEIDGTFTNTAAILVTLGAEYRF, from the coding sequence ATGAAGAGAGCGCTTCTGTTGGCGACGGCGGCTACGGCATTGACGGCCGGGGGATACCGCATTCCCGAAAACTCAATCAACAGCCTGGCACTGGCCGCGGCCTATGCCGCCAACGCCAACGGGGCGGATGCCACCTATTACAACCCGGCGAATATGGTCTTCGGCGATGCCGCGCAGAAGGCGGAGGCGGCCCTGACCTACATCGGGCTCACGGGGGTACATTTCAACGGGTCCGCGCCGCAGGCGGGGCTTGTCGGGACGGATACGAGCGGCTCCGATGCGGAGCCTGAGCACTTTCTCGTCCCGACGCTGCACTACGTCTCCCCTGCTTTCGGCGACTGGCGCTTCGGCGCCTCCATGCTCTCTCCCGGCGGCCTCTCCAAGCGCTGGAACGACCAGCCGGCGCGAAGCTATGCCTGGGAGGTGACGGTGCAGACCATCGAGTTCAATCCGACGGTGGCCTACCGCATCACGCCGGAGCTCTCCGTCGGGGGCGGCCTGCGGGCGCTCTACGTGCAGGGCGTCGTCAAAAGCGGTTCCATCGGCTCGCGGGACATGGCGGGCGACGGCTTCGCATTCGGGTACAACCTGGCGCTGAGCTACCGTCCGACACCGGCGCTGAAGCTGGCGGCGACCTACCGCAGCAGCGTTGAATTCGATATCGAAGGGGATGCAAAACTCTACTTCCCCGATGACGGCGCCTACAACGGTACGCTGCTCTACGATGTGGGGGGGTCGGTCAGCCTGCCGCTGCCGGCGGTGCTGCAGGTGGCCGCGGCGTACACCTTCAATGAGGGAACGGCGCACTCCACGACGGTCGAATTCATGTACGAAAAAGATTACTGGTCCGCCTTCAAGGACCTCGATTTCGACTACGACACCGATATCGGGGCGCTGGCCATGTATTTTGACGACCCCATCCCGAAGAACTGGAAAGACACGAACGTCTTCCGTCTCGGCGTGACGCAGGGGCTTGACGAATGGACGCTGATGGCGGGCATCGCGCTCGACGAGACCCCGGTCCCGGAGAAGACGCTCAATTTCGAGCTGCCCGATGCCGATGCCGTCATCTTCTCCGCCGGGGCGCGTTACCGTCTGGACGAGGCGTGGAACCTCGGCGGCGGTATCCTCTACGACCATAAAGAGGACCGCAGAATCGACGGCGCCGTCAATGACAACGAAATCGACGGGACCTTCACGAATACGGCCGCCATCCTGGTGACACTGGGTGCGGAGTACCGTTTCTAG